The DNA segment TATGTGGACATGAATCCGGAGGACGCTGAAGTCGCAGGCCTTGAAGAGGGCGACATCGTGCGCATGACCAGTCCGTATGGATCGGTTGTGCTGCCATTAAAGATCGAAGCCAGCCTGCAGCGCGGCTATCTGTTTGCGCCGATCCACTACAGTAAGCCCAATTTCAACTCTTTGATGAGCGCGGTGCCCATTGATCCCAAAGCCAGGATGCCGGCCCTA comes from the Desulfobacterales bacterium genome and includes:
- a CDS encoding molybdopterin dinucleotide binding domain-containing protein, with amino-acid sequence MEPTEEYPYVLITGRLLEHFNTGEMSRRSTKLSKLKPTAYVDMNPEDAEVAGLEEGDIVRMTSPYGSVVLPLKIEASLQRGYLFAPIHYSKPNFNSLMSAVPIDPKARMPALKVIPVKLQKD